In Candidatus Abyssobacteria bacterium SURF_5, the sequence TTCCGGAGCACCGCGATGTTGCCGAATACAATCGGGCGGCAGAGGGAGCGAACGAGGGGGCGGCTGAGGGCTTTTGCGACGATCTCGGGTCCGATTCCGGCTGGATCGCCGAGCGTTATCCCCACGGTTGGCTTCGGCATGCGCCTCACCTTCTCCGGGCAAAGAGCGCCCGCACCCGATCGAGATCGGCCTGCGTCTCGACGCTGATCGATTCGTAATTCGTGGTGGGCACCTTGATTTTGACGCCGGCCTCCAGTGCGCGAAGCTGCTCGAGCCGCTCGGTCTTCTCGAGAATCGACTGCGGCATGCGCGCGAACTCCAGCAAGAAGTCGCGCCGGAACGAATACATGCCGATGTGCTTGAAAATAGGACGGCCATCACCGGCCTGCTCGAACTGCTCCTTCGTCAGAAACGGTATTGGAGCGCGCGAGAAATAAAGCGCGAAATCGTTGCGGTCGCAGACCACACGCGCCATGTTGGGGTTAGTGAAATCTTCGTACGTCGTTATCGGCCGCTTGAGCGTGCCCATTCTGATGGGCGGATCGGCGAACATCATCTTGATAATGAGGTCGACGGCATCCGGATCGATGAGCGGCTCATCTCCTTGAACATTTATGTAGACGTCGCCATCCGTTCCCTCGGCCACCTCGGCCATGCGATCGGTACCGGAATTGTGATGCGGCGACGTCATGACGACTTTGCTTCCGTGCGCTTCGCACGCCCGGCGGATGCGCTCGTCGTCCGTGGCGATGAGACAATCGGAGGCCAGTTTCGAGAGGCGGGCGCGGTCGTAGACGTGCTGGACAAGCGGCTTCCCCTCGATCTCGGCGAGAGCCTTGCCCGGCAGGCGCGTCGAGCCATATCGGGCGGGGATGACGATGATTGCTTTTGCCATGATTTTTTAAGGTACAGTGATCCCTGCGAAGCTATTGCTTCTCAATCACGCTTCAGCGTGATCCCGGACCCGAATCCGGGAGCAGGAATCCAGATTCTTCTCCCTTAATGAATTATTTCTTTATATAGATCTTTCCATTGCGGATTCGTTTCCTCAATCAGCCTTACTTTCCAGCGGCGTTTCCACCTCTTGATCTGCTTTTCTCGCTCTATCGCCGCCATTATATCTTCGAACTGTTCAAAATATACTAAATCATGAACACGGTACGTTTTCGAGAAGCCATTCACTGCATCGGATTTATGTTGATATACCCGTTTAACAAGATCGGTAGTCACACCGATGTACAAGGTTCCATTCTTTTTGCTCGCCAGTATGTACACATATGAGAGCTTCATACAATCAAGATTTGTTCTTATCGTTGGTCTGTTTATTCAGAATGTATGGGTGTATCCTTTCTGTATTCGCTCTCCTGGATTCCTGCCTTCGCAGGAATGACTAAAAAAGAAAAGCAC encodes:
- the kdsB gene encoding 3-deoxy-manno-octulosonate cytidylyltransferase; its protein translation is MAKAIIVIPARYGSTRLPGKALAEIEGKPLVQHVYDRARLSKLASDCLIATDDERIRRACEAHGSKVVMTSPHHNSGTDRMAEVAEGTDGDVYINVQGDEPLIDPDAVDLIIKMMFADPPIRMGTLKRPITTYEDFTNPNMARVVCDRNDFALYFSRAPIPFLTKEQFEQAGDGRPIFKHIGMYSFRRDFLLEFARMPQSILEKTERLEQLRALEAGVKIKVPTTNYESISVETQADLDRVRALFARRR
- a CDS encoding GIY-YIG nuclease family protein, translated to MKLSYVYILASKKNGTLYIGVTTDLVKRVYQHKSDAVNGFSKTYRVHDLVYFEQFEDIMAAIEREKQIKRWKRRWKVRLIEETNPQWKDLYKEIIH